The nucleotide window TCATCCACGGTCGGTTACGCGGGTCGTACCTAGCTCCTATAGCGTTGTCAGGATAATGAATATAGCTACCATCTTTCATTCCCATAAAAACCACACCATAATGAGAATGAGTTTCTGATAATTCTTTGAAAACAGATGTAATTTCGCGTTGCTCCGTCGTCATATTCTTCTGCGCAATAAACACTTCTTTTGGAGAATCATAGTACGCTTCGAGCTTACCTGCAGAAGCTTTCAGCACTGGATTGCTTACTAACTGCAGCATACTATTTTCCGATGACTTAATAAAAAATGAAAGATAATTGTCTATTAAGTGAGCACTTACTTCTGATTCTTTGCGAAATTCATCCATCGCGCTCTTCTCCAGAATCACATATGATATCACTGCCACGGCTGTAATTGATATCAAACACGAAGCAATTAGCGCCGCTGCAATCTTAGATTTTACTGTTTCAAACATGCGTGTCTCCTCCTCGACTTTCATTGCCTGCACATGAAAAGCACTTGCCAGCTAGCAAGCAGCATTTCTACCTAGACAGTTCCCCTTGGCTACAAGCACAAAACTCCCTTTTCTAGTTAGACTCATATCGGTAATTTTCTTTGAACCATAAACTTCTCAACAAATAAAGTGCAACATTTTCAAACCATTAAGAAAGAAACACCTTTTGTATTACAACTTTCTTTTTTGAAAAAAATTTAGTTCTATATATTCAATATGTTAAAACTTAAAATTTTTTTTTACAATTTTTTCAGCAGGTAAATATTTTTCATTTTTTTCAGATGGAAAAAATAGAATAATGTAAAAAAATCTACACATTACCTAAGTGTTAATCTCACTTTATTAAGTTACCCTCACTAAAATAAACGAAAAAAAGCACCCGATAATCATAAAAATTATCGGGTGCTTCATTTAATTTTGTTCAAAACATTAGCTGCATCTATTCTTGCAATTCATCAATAATACGCCGTAAATCGTTTGTCAGTTCGCGAAGGTGATCCATAGATCGTACTGATTCTGCGGCAGAAGAAGCCATGTCCTCTGCAAGAAGACTCACTTCCTCTACACTTTGATTTATTCCTTCACTCGTTGCAGACTGCTGTGCAGATGCGGTGGCAATTGTTCGCGCCATATCCGCTGAACCTTCTATCAAAGGCACCATTGTTCCCAGCACAGTTCCAGCCTCATTTGCAAGAGTTGTACTATGCTCAACAGCCTCACCTGTTTTGTCCATAGCATCTATATTATCCTGTGTACCGCTTTGAATAGCTGAAACAGCCTCGCCGACTTCTCTGGTTGCTTGCATGGTTTTTTCTGCAAGCTTACGAACTTCATCTGCTACGACAGCAAAGCCTTTGCCAGCTTCCCCAGCCCGAGCAGCTTCAATGGCAGCGTTCAAGGCAAGCAAGTTAGTCTGATCTGCAATATCAGTAATGACAGTCATTACCTGCCCAATCCCTTCTGCCTGCTCCCCAAGTTCGCCCAATCGGGATTTCATAACTGTTGACCGCTGTTCAACATCATTAATAGCTGTAATTACATGCTGAACAATTTCAGCACCCTTTTCAGCTTGCTCACGTGCTTTATCTGAGTGATTAGCAGCATCTTCTGCACTTTTAACAACTTCCGTAACGGCAGAGTTCATTTCTTCCATTGCGGTAGCAGTTTCGCTTGTTCGTGCTGCTTGATTCTCCGTACCGCGTCGAGTTTGATCTATCTGTCCTGCTAGCTCATCAGAAGCAACTGAAGCCCCTGCCACAACCGCTTCAAGCTGATTAATAGCCTGCATTACACCTTCACGACGCGCACTTTCAGCTTCTTCTTGCGCTTTTTGGGCAGCTGCAAGTGCTTCAGAGGCAGCAGCACTCTGCTCTTCAGCCTCGCTTGTTTTTTGAGCAGCAACCCCCAAGGCTTCGGTCAAACTGCTTATCATTGCAGACAGTGCCTCATTCAACTCTAACAACTCACCACTAAATGATTTATCATTTGGTACTTCATCATAATTACCATTTTTAATAGCATGAGCAGTAGAAACCATAACATTTAACGGTGCTACAATATATCGAGCTAACGCATACCCAAACCCACCAAGGAATATCGCGGCAATTATTCCGGCAATACTTATCAAACCGGCGGTATGTCGTGCACTTTCATATATTTCGCTTCTATCCTGAATAAAAATCAATTTGTATTTATACCCTTTTACAGAGTAAATACACACCAACTTATCTATGCCGTTAATAGTGGTATTATACACCCCATCATGTTTACCCGCGAGAGAATCTAAACCGGGGAGCGAAGTGTCACCAAGGCGTTTCATTAAAATATCTTTGTTGTCAGGATAGGCAATAATTGTTCCATCCTCTTCAAGCAAAGAAACTCGCCCAGTACGCCCCATTCGAATTTCACCCATAACACGAACCAGCATAGAAAGGTCTAAATCAACCCCAACTACCCCAATGAGTTCTTTGGCATCATTATACACTTTTGCCATGGCACTTGCGACAGGGTACTTGGAAACTGACATATAAGCCTTCGAGACTAGAGATCTCTTGGTGGACTGCATTGCCTGGCTCATCCACGGACGCTTTCGAGGGTCATACCCAGCAGGAACTTTAGCGTCGGGGTAATGAATATAACCGCCGTCTGTCATTCCCATAAATACAACCCCGTAGAGTGAATGAGTCTGTATCAGATCTTTAAAAACTTTCGCTATCGCCTGCTGTTCCACTGTTTCATTGCCACGAAAAACAAAGGCTGGCTGAGTAGAATTATAAAATACATCAAGCTTACCACCCGCACTTTTTAGGACGGAATCGTTAGCTAAGTGAACTGCATTATTCTCCGCAGACTGCATAAAAAAAGAAAGATAATTATCTACAAGATGAGCACTTAACTCAGCTTCTTTAACAAAATCTTCCTTTGCACTTTGCTTCAGAATCACAAAAGACATAGTTGCTACGGCAATAATCGATATCAAACACGACGCTATAAATCCTGCCGCAATCTTAGATTTTATGGTTTTGAACATTGCACCTCCCGACAAAAGTTGTCTCAAACTAGTAGCTGATTTCAACGACTAAAAATTGCTCACTCTCAATGCCCCCCTTGCCTCAAGCACAAGCAACACCCCATATAACCATTTATAATATCGGATATTTTTTCATAAGCATAAATATTTTGGTAAAGAAAAAGTAGCATCTTCAACAAATACGTACTGAAAGCGTTTGTCGAACCAATATATATGAATATCAAATCAATATTGAAGGAATGTACTATAATACAACCTATTATGAGTACAGAACAATATTTCCACCATACATTTATTGTGGGTGCAAAATGGCAGTAACGAAGATATTTTTGCTGTTATGATACGTCACTATACAATAAAAAAACGTCCAATAACCTTTCAGTCTATTGGACGTAATGTCTTTATCAAGTCACATACTCAATAAATAAAGTACCACTACAGTGTTAATTCTTCTATAATCGAATATGATCATCAGGCTAAAGGGGGAAAGGGAATTGGATTACACAATACAATAAGCCGCCCCGTTATATCTGGTTCACCCCAGCAAAGGCACAAAAAAAGCGTCTGACAACTATGCCAGACGCTTTCGCATTCGTATGGATGCGTGACCTACAAAATCTTACGGTAAATTGCCATAATATCTTGTTTAGTCATATTGCGAGGGTTAGTTGCCGCACATGCATCTTTCATTGCGCTGTCTGCCATGGCGGAAAAATCTTCAGGGTTAACAGTCTTACCATACTTTTGTGCAAGCAAGGTAAGGCTTGATGGAATACCGATATCCTGAAGAAGATCGCGAATTGCCTGAATCATATTGGTTGCAGCTTCACGCTGTGTGCGTGCTGTGGCCTGCACACCAAAGAAACCAGCCATTTCTGCAAAACGATCCATTGCAGAAAGCATGTTAAACTCACATACATGTGGCAAAAGAATCGCGTTACACTCACCGTGCGGTAAGTTAAGGAGACCGCCAAGCTGGTGTGCCATTGCGTGAACATATCCAAGCCCAGCGTTGTTGAACGCCATACCAGCCTGATACTGTGCAAAGCACATTGCTTCACGCGCTTCTATATTACGACCATTACCAACTGCACGACGCAGGTATTTAGCAATTAACTTGATTGCTTTTTCTGCGTTTGCGTCTGTCAGATGTGTTGCTTCTGTAGAAACATATGCTTCCACAGCGTGTGTCAGAGCATCAATACCTGTTGCTGCGGTAAGGCTTGGTGGCATGCCAACCATGAGTTCTGGATCATCAAGAGCAATACTTGGGGTCACACGCCAGTCCACAATAGCCATTTTAACTTTGCGGGTGGTATCTGTAATAATGCAGAAACGTGTCATTTCAGACGCAGTTCCCGCAGTGGTGTTTACGGCAATAAATGGCGGCATTGCTACGCGTGCTTTATTAACACCTTCGTATTGGTGAATTGTGCCACCATTAGTAGCCACAATACCTACGCCTTTACCACAATCGTGGGCACTGCCGCCACCAAGGGTAATAATGCAATCGCAACCGTTGTTGGCGTATTGTGCAAGTCCGTCATTAACGTTCTGATCTGTCGGGTTAGGCACGGTTTCATCGTATACAGCGCACTGCATACCTGCTGCCTGAATAATCTGTACGATAGAAGCGGTCACGCCAAGCTGCGTCATTCCTTTATCTGTTACGAGTAAAGGCTTGGTACCTCCCAAGGACGCAAGTTTTGCAGGAATCTCTTTAATTGCGCCAGAACCGATAACTGTAACTGGCGGCATGTAAAATTCGACAGGTGCTACTGTCTGCTGTAAACTCATCTAAATTCCTTCCGGTGATGAAAGTTGCTGTTTGCACCAAATTAGATTTAGTAACTAAATAAACTGTTATGCCTTTTTCAGAGCAAGTCACTACCCCAGTGACATGATACGTTGGTATTACGTAAGCCCCGAAAAGCAAAAACAGCACAGAGGCTGTTTTTTATGTCTTCGCCAAAGAAAGTTACCTTGTTCAAAAAGTAACAAGCTATTTTTAGCAATAAATATGCAAACAACCAAGAGCTGATTTGCAATTTTCAAAAATAAAACCTGTTACATTTTTATATACATATTTTTCAAACACTTACCAAGTCGAGACTTTATAAAAAAAAACGATTGTTATGCGTTACACCCATAACAATCCTACATGATATATAGAAGATTCAATCCTGCCGCAGGGGCACTTATCGTTTTTCCTATGCTAAAATAACGTTAAATAGCACTGCCGTTAAATTGGGCGAATATAGCCTCCAGTGCTGCACCACGCACAAACAAAAAGTAGCCCTTTATTCATCTTTTTTTCAAAAATTGATATGGCTGCATCCAGTGATTGTATCTAAAACTCTAACAAGCACATCTCAGGCAAGCCGAGCTATTTCCACGCATTATGTCATGCAATTAAGAAAACAAGAAAGCATGGAATATTCACAAGTTAGAAAACTCACTCGCCCCCTCTTCAACGCTTACCTTCCATAATGTCAATTTCTCTTGATAGATACTATGGAAGTTTAAATAATTTGACATCCAATTCCCGAC belongs to Halodesulfovibrio sp. and includes:
- a CDS encoding methyl-accepting chemotaxis protein; this translates as MFKTIKSKIAAGFIASCLISIIAVATMSFVILKQSAKEDFVKEAELSAHLVDNYLSFFMQSAENNAVHLANDSVLKSAGGKLDVFYNSTQPAFVFRGNETVEQQAIAKVFKDLIQTHSLYGVVFMGMTDGGYIHYPDAKVPAGYDPRKRPWMSQAMQSTKRSLVSKAYMSVSKYPVASAMAKVYNDAKELIGVVGVDLDLSMLVRVMGEIRMGRTGRVSLLEEDGTIIAYPDNKDILMKRLGDTSLPGLDSLAGKHDGVYNTTINGIDKLVCIYSVKGYKYKLIFIQDRSEIYESARHTAGLISIAGIIAAIFLGGFGYALARYIVAPLNVMVSTAHAIKNGNYDEVPNDKSFSGELLELNEALSAMISSLTEALGVAAQKTSEAEEQSAAASEALAAAQKAQEEAESARREGVMQAINQLEAVVAGASVASDELAGQIDQTRRGTENQAARTSETATAMEEMNSAVTEVVKSAEDAANHSDKAREQAEKGAEIVQHVITAINDVEQRSTVMKSRLGELGEQAEGIGQVMTVITDIADQTNLLALNAAIEAARAGEAGKGFAVVADEVRKLAEKTMQATREVGEAVSAIQSGTQDNIDAMDKTGEAVEHSTTLANEAGTVLGTMVPLIEGSADMARTIATASAQQSATSEGINQSVEEVSLLAEDMASSAAESVRSMDHLRELTNDLRRIIDELQE
- a CDS encoding iron-containing alcohol dehydrogenase, with the protein product MSLQQTVAPVEFYMPPVTVIGSGAIKEIPAKLASLGGTKPLLVTDKGMTQLGVTASIVQIIQAAGMQCAVYDETVPNPTDQNVNDGLAQYANNGCDCIITLGGGSAHDCGKGVGIVATNGGTIHQYEGVNKARVAMPPFIAVNTTAGTASEMTRFCIITDTTRKVKMAIVDWRVTPSIALDDPELMVGMPPSLTAATGIDALTHAVEAYVSTEATHLTDANAEKAIKLIAKYLRRAVGNGRNIEAREAMCFAQYQAGMAFNNAGLGYVHAMAHQLGGLLNLPHGECNAILLPHVCEFNMLSAMDRFAEMAGFFGVQATARTQREAATNMIQAIRDLLQDIGIPSSLTLLAQKYGKTVNPEDFSAMADSAMKDACAATNPRNMTKQDIMAIYRKIL